One genomic window of Tatumella citrea includes the following:
- the umuD gene encoding translesion error-prone DNA polymerase V autoproteolytic subunit has translation MKFYQPAEIRAILELPFFISRVPCGFPSPAQDYIEQRIDLNQLLVNHPGATYFIRVSGDSMTEGGIDDGDMLIVDSSLTAGHGDIVVAAVSGEFTVKQLMLRPSLHLRPMNARHAEIAITDPDQFEIFGVVRHVVKTFGQ, from the coding sequence ATGAAGTTTTATCAGCCCGCAGAGATCCGCGCGATTCTGGAACTGCCTTTTTTTATCAGCCGCGTCCCTTGTGGTTTCCCGTCACCGGCACAGGACTACATCGAACAAAGGATCGATCTGAATCAGCTACTGGTGAATCATCCCGGGGCGACTTATTTTATCCGGGTGAGCGGCGATTCCATGACAGAAGGCGGGATCGATGACGGGGATATGCTGATTGTTGATAGTTCGCTGACTGCCGGACACGGGGATATTGTGGTGGCTGCGGTCAGCGGTGAATTTACAGTAAAACAGCTGATGCTGCGTCCTTCCCTGCATCTGCGGCCAATGAATGCCAGGCATGCGGAGATAGCCATTACTGATCCTGATCAGTTTGAGATCTTTGGGGTCGTCAGACATGTGGTAAAAACCTTCGGCCAGTAA
- a CDS encoding LysR family transcriptional regulator — protein MKTDIRTLDLNLLKTLDALLDERSVTRAAERLSLTQPAVSGMLTRLRECFDDPLFTRSQRGIIPTLRALELAQPVKAILAEVSELLQPKAFDPATAEITLNIAATDYALRAVIVPFMAALQLQAPAIRVAVLPVNNEQLNAQFERGDIDIALVTPDSAPPGLHARSLYHEDYVCLMREQHPLARADALTLDAFCTQDHALVSYTGGNFRGVTDEALDALGRSRRVTLSVCSFLVLPEILRVSNLISVVPRRLAMNLPGLKVLQPPLDIKGFTKTVVWHDRSHRDAGQRWLRELLFAIAI, from the coding sequence ATGAAAACCGATATCCGCACCCTTGATCTCAATTTACTCAAAACACTGGATGCGCTGCTGGATGAACGCAGTGTTACCCGTGCCGCTGAACGGCTGTCTCTGACACAGCCGGCGGTTAGTGGCATGCTGACACGGTTACGTGAGTGTTTTGATGATCCGTTGTTTACCCGCAGCCAGCGCGGAATTATTCCCACCCTGCGCGCTCTTGAACTGGCTCAGCCGGTAAAAGCGATTCTGGCGGAAGTCAGCGAACTGTTGCAGCCGAAGGCTTTTGACCCTGCCACCGCAGAAATCACATTGAATATTGCTGCCACCGATTACGCGCTGCGGGCAGTGATCGTCCCGTTTATGGCGGCTCTGCAGCTACAGGCGCCTGCAATTCGTGTTGCAGTGCTGCCGGTGAATAATGAACAACTAAATGCTCAGTTTGAACGCGGCGACATTGATATTGCTCTGGTTACTCCCGACAGCGCCCCTCCGGGGCTGCATGCCCGCTCCCTGTATCACGAAGACTATGTCTGTTTAATGCGCGAACAACACCCACTGGCACGGGCTGACGCCCTGACACTGGATGCATTTTGCACTCAGGACCATGCCCTGGTGTCATATACCGGTGGAAATTTTCGTGGCGTCACTGATGAGGCTCTTGATGCGCTGGGCCGTTCCCGGCGGGTTACTCTTTCGGTCTGCAGTTTTCTGGTACTGCCAGAAATTCTCCGTGTCAGTAATCTGATTAGTGTGGTCCCGCGCCGGCTGGCGATGAATCTGCCCGGGCTGAAAGTGTTGCAGCCACCGCTGGACATTAAAGGTTTTACCAAAACGGTGGTCTGGCATGACAGATCACACCGCGATGCCGGGCAGCGCTGGTTGCGGGAATTATTGTTTGCTATCGCCATCTGA
- a CDS encoding dihydrodipicolinate synthase family protein: MSTNIFTGTIPALMTPCNADRQPDFDALVAKGRELIDIGMSAVVYCGSMGDWPLLTEAQRQEGVARLVAAGVPTIVGTGAVNTKEAVSHAAHAAKVGAHGLMVIPRVLSRGTSPAAQKAHFSAILAAAPKLPAVIYNSPYYGFATRADLFFELRSQYPNLIGFKEFGGAADMRYAAENITSQDDDVILMAGVDTQVFHGFVNCGATGAITGIGNALPREVLQLIDLSKKAAQGDATARRQAKELESALAVLSSFDEGTDLVLYYKYLMVLNGDKEYSLHFNETDVLSDAQRRYAETQYTLFRNWYSNWSAQLNQA, from the coding sequence ATGAGCACAAATATCTTTACCGGCACTATCCCTGCCCTTATGACACCGTGTAATGCGGATCGCCAGCCTGACTTTGATGCTCTGGTGGCAAAAGGCCGTGAGTTGATTGATATCGGTATGAGCGCAGTGGTGTACTGCGGTTCAATGGGTGACTGGCCACTGCTGACCGAAGCTCAACGTCAGGAAGGCGTTGCCCGTCTGGTAGCTGCTGGCGTACCGACCATTGTGGGTACCGGGGCCGTCAATACCAAAGAAGCCGTCTCCCATGCGGCACATGCAGCTAAAGTAGGTGCTCACGGCCTGATGGTTATTCCACGGGTGCTGTCACGGGGCACTTCACCGGCGGCACAAAAAGCCCACTTTTCTGCCATTCTGGCTGCGGCACCAAAACTGCCGGCCGTTATCTACAACAGCCCGTACTATGGCTTTGCCACCCGTGCCGACCTGTTCTTTGAACTGCGCAGCCAGTACCCTAACCTGATTGGTTTTAAAGAGTTTGGCGGTGCAGCAGATATGCGCTATGCCGCAGAAAACATCACCTCTCAGGATGATGATGTCATTCTGATGGCTGGTGTCGATACTCAGGTGTTCCATGGCTTTGTAAATTGCGGTGCGACCGGTGCTATCACGGGAATTGGTAATGCTCTGCCACGGGAAGTTCTGCAACTGATCGATTTAAGTAAAAAAGCGGCTCAGGGTGATGCGACCGCCCGTCGTCAGGCTAAAGAGCTGGAATCAGCGCTGGCAGTTCTGTCATCTTTTGATGAAGGAACCGATCTGGTACTTTACTACAAATATCTGATGGTCCTGAACGGTGATAAAGAATACTCACTGCATTTTAACGAAACCGATGTACTGAGCGATGCACAACGCCGTTATGCAGAAACCCAGTACACTCTGTTCCGTAACTGGTACAGCAACTGGAGTGCACAGCTGAATCAGGCGTAA
- a CDS encoding SRPBCC family protein, with protein MNAINWPEGFVPGFSDNYCSNEVIVAGLTTEDIWPLLSTPARWPEYYKNSANARFYDNKGPELEQGVRFYFETFGFPVESKVTEYVAPAAGEAARVSWHGWAGEEGTDERLDVLHAWLVEDLPDNRVRILTQETQNGKPAVELANAKPNPMINGHQDWLDGLVAAAKAAKAAK; from the coding sequence ATGAATGCAATTAACTGGCCGGAAGGTTTTGTTCCGGGCTTTTCTGATAATTACTGCTCGAATGAAGTGATTGTGGCTGGCCTGACGACTGAAGATATCTGGCCATTACTCAGCACCCCGGCACGCTGGCCTGAATATTACAAAAACTCGGCGAATGCTCGTTTCTATGACAATAAAGGCCCGGAGCTGGAGCAGGGAGTTCGTTTTTACTTCGAAACTTTTGGTTTCCCTGTGGAATCTAAAGTGACCGAATATGTTGCGCCAGCTGCGGGTGAAGCTGCCCGTGTTTCATGGCATGGCTGGGCGGGTGAAGAAGGAACTGACGAGCGGCTGGACGTGCTGCATGCCTGGCTGGTGGAAGATCTGCCGGATAACCGCGTACGTATCCTGACCCAGGAAACACAGAATGGTAAGCCCGCGGTTGAACTGGCTAACGCGAAGCCTAACCCGATGATTAATGGTCATCAGGACTGGCTGGATGGCCTGGTTGCTGCCGCGAAAGCTGCAAAAGCTGCGAAGTAA
- a CDS encoding ester cyclase, translated as MMSEQNKQIVRRFNQQVIAEGNRQAFDELVAEQFINHTAPPGMASDKQSLWNTFDRVLRPAISQLQVSLELLVAENDIVSARKIISGYHTGPLGGVMETGLPIVISVFDMVQIRDGRYIAHWGLNNLPEVIRQLQAASH; from the coding sequence ATGATGTCAGAACAAAACAAACAGATAGTCAGGCGTTTTAATCAACAGGTGATTGCCGAAGGGAACCGGCAGGCATTCGATGAACTGGTCGCTGAGCAGTTTATTAATCATACCGCTCCACCGGGGATGGCCAGTGATAAGCAAAGTCTGTGGAATACCTTTGACAGGGTGCTGCGGCCGGCGATTTCACAGTTACAGGTCAGTCTGGAACTGCTGGTGGCAGAAAACGATATTGTCTCGGCCCGCAAAATCATTAGCGGATACCATACCGGCCCACTGGGTGGGGTGATGGAAACGGGGCTGCCAATAGTTATTTCGGTATTTGATATGGTACAGATTCGTGACGGGCGTTATATCGCCCATTGGGGGCTTAATAATCTACCGGAAGTGATTCGTCAGTTACAGGCGGCATCACATTAG
- the umuC gene encoding translesion error-prone DNA polymerase V subunit UmuC has translation MFALVDVNSFYASCEGVFRPDLRGKAVIVLSNNDGCIIARSAEVKKLNIPMGVPYFKLKDEIKKHNIYVFSSNYALYADMSDRVMSILESMAPSVEIYSIDEAFMDLSGIRNCRNLEEFGHDIRRRVKQEAHLTVGVGIAPTKTLAKLANYAAKKWTKTGGVLDLSNAERQRKLMSLVPVEEVWGVGRRISRKLNTMGIITAKDLSEQSTWIIRKHFNVVLERTVRELRGEPCLQLEEFAPVKQQIICSRSFGTRITEFTAMRQAVCAYAERAAEKLRGERQYCRQITVFIRTSPHAAGETFYGNQATGKLLTPSNDTRDIVRIAMNALENIWRDGHRYMKAGVVLGDFFSQGVSQLNLFDEYAPRANSEALMRVIDGLNQSGKGKLWFAGQGIIKSWSMKRDMLSPAYTTRYADLPVAK, from the coding sequence ATGTTTGCGCTGGTTGATGTCAATTCATTCTATGCAAGCTGTGAAGGGGTATTCAGGCCGGATCTGCGGGGAAAAGCAGTGATCGTGCTGAGTAATAATGACGGCTGCATCATTGCCCGCAGTGCCGAAGTGAAAAAGCTAAATATTCCGATGGGCGTTCCGTACTTTAAGCTAAAAGATGAGATAAAAAAGCATAACATTTATGTCTTTAGCTCAAATTATGCCTTGTATGCCGATATGAGTGATCGTGTGATGTCGATCCTGGAGAGTATGGCCCCTTCGGTGGAAATCTATTCGATCGATGAAGCCTTTATGGATCTGAGTGGTATCCGAAATTGCAGGAATCTGGAGGAGTTCGGTCATGATATTCGTCGGAGGGTGAAACAGGAAGCACACCTGACAGTAGGTGTTGGCATCGCGCCAACCAAGACACTGGCCAAACTCGCTAACTATGCCGCGAAGAAATGGACAAAGACCGGTGGTGTGCTGGATTTATCGAATGCCGAACGCCAGCGTAAACTGATGTCGCTGGTGCCGGTAGAGGAAGTCTGGGGAGTTGGCCGCAGAATTAGCCGCAAGCTGAATACCATGGGGATTATCACCGCTAAAGATCTGTCGGAACAAAGTACCTGGATTATCCGCAAACACTTTAACGTGGTGCTCGAACGCACGGTCCGTGAACTGCGTGGTGAACCCTGCCTGCAACTGGAAGAGTTTGCCCCGGTAAAACAGCAAATCATCTGCTCGCGTTCTTTCGGTACCCGTATTACCGAATTCACTGCTATGCGTCAGGCTGTCTGTGCTTATGCTGAACGCGCTGCTGAAAAGCTGCGCGGTGAACGGCAGTACTGCCGACAGATCACCGTATTTATCCGCACCAGCCCCCACGCCGCTGGCGAAACATTTTACGGTAATCAGGCCACCGGAAAACTACTGACGCCTTCCAACGATACCCGCGATATTGTTCGTATCGCAATGAATGCTCTGGAAAATATCTGGCGCGACGGGCATCGCTATATGAAAGCCGGGGTGGTACTGGGGGACTTTTTCAGCCAGGGAGTATCACAGCTCAACCTGTTTGACGAATACGCCCCCCGGGCCAACAGTGAAGCGCTGATGCGTGTTATCGACGGGCTGAATCAGAGTGGTAAAGGCAAGTTATGGTTCGCCGGACAGGGAATTATCAAAAGCTGGTCAATGAAGCGCGATATGCTGTCACCTGCCTATACCACACGCTATGCCGATCTGCCTGTGGCGAAGTAA
- a CDS encoding pirin family protein, which produces MFHLLRAEPDTAFEYGAFRIRRMRPGNILPGREDPSLGPLSIIDHSNLQTGTLVSMHQHQNDEILSYLWQGSMVHEDQQGNRVPLSAKKLMMMNAGEGSWHEESTPIVPAELLQIFIRPCAANLPPRVQFMDRPQGVITGEWTLLAGPEGENAPLDIRQQVFIYDIRLEHKDKVAIPSRPGFAQYLYVMDGEIDVTGPPLYKGDAVCSEEGELPAVESTGTSTLVCFLVRLDAVAVTDGIISGS; this is translated from the coding sequence ATGTTTCATTTATTACGTGCTGAACCTGACACGGCGTTTGAATATGGAGCATTCAGAATTCGTCGTATGCGCCCTGGTAATATCCTTCCCGGGCGCGAGGATCCCTCTCTGGGGCCGCTGAGTATTATCGATCACAGTAACCTGCAAACAGGTACCCTGGTCAGTATGCATCAGCATCAGAATGATGAAATTCTCAGCTATCTCTGGCAGGGCTCAATGGTGCACGAAGATCAGCAGGGTAATCGTGTGCCGCTGTCGGCCAAAAAGCTGATGATGATGAATGCCGGTGAAGGGAGCTGGCACGAAGAATCAACACCAATTGTTCCTGCGGAACTGCTGCAGATTTTTATCCGTCCCTGCGCGGCAAATCTGCCGCCCCGGGTGCAGTTTATGGATCGCCCTCAGGGAGTGATCACCGGAGAATGGACATTGCTGGCTGGCCCTGAAGGTGAAAATGCCCCTCTGGATATCCGCCAGCAGGTGTTTATTTATGATATCAGGCTGGAGCACAAAGATAAGGTTGCCATTCCGTCACGGCCGGGGTTTGCGCAATATCTGTATGTGATGGACGGTGAAATCGATGTAACCGGTCCGCCACTGTATAAAGGTGATGCAGTCTGTAGTGAAGAGGGAGAATTACCGGCAGTGGAATCTACCGGAACTTCGACTCTGGTCTGTTTCCTGGTCCGGCTGGATGCTGTCGCGGTAACCGACGGGATCATCAGCGGTTCGTAA
- a CDS encoding MarR family winged helix-turn-helix transcriptional regulator: MSPVHHNSPAEETQQLGEELRQVISAFVREVRKATGTQRNSQHETLELLEASGPLSVAELARLRGVKHQSMRLVAAELEQQQLVVRQKDPADNRAQLITLTDDARSQLAAARALRSEWIAGELHRKLDTASQEELRHGLAALRKLLDAGLQPPENHQ; the protein is encoded by the coding sequence GTGTCACCTGTTCACCACAATAGCCCGGCAGAAGAGACACAGCAATTAGGTGAAGAACTCAGACAGGTGATTAGTGCGTTTGTCCGTGAAGTCAGAAAGGCGACCGGAACCCAGCGCAATTCTCAGCACGAAACGTTAGAACTGCTGGAAGCCTCCGGTCCGTTGTCGGTGGCTGAACTGGCGCGACTGCGGGGGGTCAAACACCAGAGTATGCGGCTGGTTGCCGCCGAGCTGGAACAACAACAGCTGGTAGTCCGCCAGAAAGATCCGGCAGACAATCGCGCACAGTTAATTACATTAACCGACGATGCACGCAGTCAGTTAGCGGCTGCCAGAGCTCTGCGCTCAGAATGGATTGCCGGTGAATTGCACCGCAAACTGGATACAGCATCGCAGGAAGAACTACGTCACGGGCTGGCAGCACTGCGTAAACTGCTCGATGCAGGGCTGCAACCACCAGAGAATCATCAGTGA
- a CDS encoding lactoylglutathione lyase family protein, whose product MPTPYPRTFSHIGLSVTDLDAAVKFYTEVMGWYLIMPPTDIQEDDSAIGVMCSDVFGGGWEKFRIAHLSTGDRVGVEIFEFKAAAKPENNFEYWKTGVFHFCVQDPDVEGLAEKIVAAGGKQRMPVREYFPGEKPYRMVYMEDPFGNIIEIYSHSYELTYSAGAYV is encoded by the coding sequence ATGCCAACACCTTACCCGCGGACTTTCTCGCACATTGGTCTCTCAGTGACTGATCTCGATGCGGCAGTAAAATTTTATACCGAAGTGATGGGCTGGTATCTGATTATGCCGCCTACCGACATTCAGGAAGACGACTCCGCCATTGGTGTGATGTGCAGCGATGTGTTTGGCGGTGGCTGGGAGAAATTCCGCATCGCTCATCTGTCCACCGGGGATCGGGTTGGTGTAGAGATTTTCGAATTCAAAGCTGCGGCAAAACCGGAAAATAACTTTGAATACTGGAAAACCGGCGTATTCCATTTTTGCGTTCAGGATCCTGATGTTGAGGGGCTGGCGGAGAAAATAGTCGCCGCAGGGGGAAAACAGCGGATGCCGGTTCGTGAGTATTTTCCGGGGGAGAAACCGTATCGCATGGTTTATATGGAAGATCCGTTCGGTAATATCATTGAAATTTATAGCCACAGTTATGAATTAACTTATTCAGCAGGTGCTTATGTCTAA
- a CDS encoding LysR family transcriptional regulator, translating to MFNPQWLKSFTTLTETGSFTDSAEQLGITQAAVSQHIRHLEQLLGPLLLRSRRPMELTPAGRALLDYCQQVDRAQRHLELRLGEGDITCGEISLISPGSIGLRLYPLLLDWQEQHRDLSIRHRFAPDSEVTDAVLHNRFEMGLVTQKPDDKRLAFRSFAEEPLELVVPAGCDVSGWQDLEALGFIDHPDGQAMATRLLSRYFPGNPGVRNLPQRGFSNQISLILEPVARGLGFSVLPRFARLAFSRAQDIRVIEGTHGLVDTIWLIHRAEWPLSSRAQQALEWLSQRI from the coding sequence ATGTTTAATCCCCAGTGGCTTAAGTCATTTACTACCCTGACAGAAACCGGCAGCTTTACAGACAGTGCCGAACAACTGGGAATTACTCAGGCCGCAGTCAGTCAGCACATCCGGCATCTTGAGCAACTACTGGGACCGTTGTTGCTTCGCTCGCGACGCCCGATGGAACTGACCCCTGCCGGTCGCGCGTTGCTGGACTATTGCCAGCAGGTGGACCGTGCACAGCGCCATCTTGAGTTACGTCTTGGTGAAGGGGATATCACCTGTGGTGAGATCAGTCTGATCTCACCCGGCAGTATCGGCCTGCGCCTTTATCCGCTGCTGTTGGACTGGCAGGAGCAGCATCGCGATTTAAGCATCCGGCACCGCTTCGCTCCGGACAGTGAAGTGACCGATGCCGTACTGCATAACCGTTTTGAAATGGGTCTGGTCACGCAAAAACCGGATGATAAACGCCTGGCTTTCCGCAGCTTTGCCGAAGAACCATTGGAACTGGTAGTACCTGCAGGCTGTGACGTATCTGGCTGGCAGGATCTGGAAGCATTGGGTTTTATTGATCATCCTGACGGGCAAGCAATGGCAACCCGGCTTCTCAGTCGCTACTTTCCCGGCAATCCCGGAGTGCGCAACCTGCCACAGCGCGGATTCAGCAACCAGATTAGCCTGATTCTGGAACCCGTCGCCCGTGGGCTTGGCTTTTCAGTTCTGCCCCGCTTCGCCCGGCTGGCATTCAGCAGAGCTCAGGATATCCGGGTCATCGAAGGTACCCACGGGCTGGTAGATACCATCTGGTTAATTCACCGGGCCGAGTGGCCACTCTCTTCCAGGGCACAGCAGGCACTGGAGTGGCTGAGCCAGCGGATCTGA
- a CDS encoding LacI family DNA-binding transcriptional regulator — protein sequence MSIQKIARLAGVSVATVSRVLNNSDSVKTKNLERVLAAIRECNYQPNLLARQLRTSRSSMILVMVSDIGNPFCADVVKGIEEQAEKNGYRILLCNSGADPQRSRSSLALLSGKMVDGIITMDATSRLPELTNLIGRMPWVQCAEHADAGDISCVGINDHDASGHVVRYLLSQGYRRVALINHDLNYKYARFREAGYLDALQQAGNDFSAIEYASDLSFAAGKAAMDKLLKTEPRPDAVFAISDTLAAGAMCAIQDAGLAIPDDIAMVGFDGIPLAEMVSPQLTTIEQPSADIGRQAVSLLLNKIDNPDSNAERLVLDWRLVVRSSS from the coding sequence ATGTCGATACAAAAAATAGCCAGGCTGGCAGGTGTATCTGTTGCCACGGTTTCCCGTGTGCTGAATAACAGTGACAGCGTAAAAACCAAAAACCTTGAACGGGTGCTGGCAGCCATCCGTGAGTGTAACTATCAGCCTAATTTGTTGGCTCGTCAGCTGCGAACCTCACGTAGTTCCATGATCCTGGTGATGGTTTCTGACATCGGCAACCCGTTCTGCGCCGATGTGGTTAAAGGTATTGAAGAGCAGGCTGAAAAGAATGGTTACCGGATACTGCTATGTAATTCCGGCGCCGATCCGCAACGTTCCCGTTCGAGTCTGGCTTTGCTCTCGGGAAAAATGGTTGATGGTATTATTACCATGGATGCCACTTCCCGGTTACCGGAGCTGACGAACCTGATTGGACGGATGCCCTGGGTTCAGTGTGCTGAGCATGCCGATGCCGGTGATATTTCCTGTGTCGGCATTAATGATCATGATGCTTCTGGTCATGTGGTTCGCTATCTGTTGTCACAGGGTTACCGGCGGGTAGCATTGATCAATCATGATCTGAATTATAAATATGCCCGTTTTCGTGAGGCAGGTTATCTCGATGCACTGCAGCAGGCCGGTAATGACTTTAGCGCCATAGAATATGCCAGCGATTTAAGTTTTGCTGCCGGTAAGGCGGCCATGGATAAACTGCTGAAAACAGAGCCACGGCCTGATGCTGTATTTGCTATTTCAGATACCCTGGCAGCAGGGGCGATGTGTGCCATTCAGGATGCCGGGCTTGCCATTCCTGACGATATAGCAATGGTAGGTTTCGATGGCATTCCACTGGCTGAGATGGTTTCCCCGCAACTGACCACCATTGAACAACCTTCGGCAGATATCGGACGTCAGGCGGTCAGCTTATTGCTGAATAAAATTGATAATCCGGACAGTAATGCTGAGAGGCTGGTTCTGGACTGGCGTCTGGTGGTTCGGTCCAGCAGCTGA
- the lhpI gene encoding cis-3-hydroxy-L-proline dehydratase — MTVMSNVPTTTAVQGRSLVEGSAEGALISASIGLSFWGGIDPFSGEVIDRHHPLSGEIITGKILAIPGGRGSCTGSSVMLELILNGHAPAGLILAEPDEILTLGVLVAEVIFGKSFPVLCIGAGAFAELPASGTLTRITGACASFGEQSLTASPLSQPEPVSQATLNLQPRDQEMLDGVHGKAAQVAMQLISRIAALQGATELISITQAHIDGCIYTGPASLRFAEQLVAWGGKVQVPTTLNSISVDKRKWRELGVSKDLGEPASALGDAYLNMGARVSFTCAPYLLDSKPAEGDQIVWAESNAVVYANSVLGARTLKYPDYLDICIALTGRAPLTGSHCDDGRRATVQIDVQKPAGADDSFYPLLGYHIGLLAATEIPVIHGLENAAPDSDDLKAFGAAFATTSAAPMFHVAGITPEAPDTATALGGLTPQRHLSVTADDLARSWLELDGSEEPDVQLISLGNPHFSFTECAHLAALCKGKTKHPHTAMVVTMGREVNIQATAAGYIAELERFGALIVTDTCWCMLGEPVIPVATSTLMTNSGKYAHYAPGLVGRKVHFGSLASCVEASCSGRWLRGVPEWIVAAQQNR, encoded by the coding sequence ATGACTGTAATGAGCAATGTCCCGACAACTACCGCTGTACAGGGGCGCAGCCTGGTAGAAGGAAGTGCCGAAGGAGCACTGATTTCTGCCAGTATTGGCCTGAGTTTCTGGGGGGGGATCGACCCTTTTAGCGGTGAAGTTATTGACCGCCATCACCCGCTAAGCGGTGAAATAATCACTGGTAAGATTCTGGCTATTCCAGGCGGACGCGGCTCCTGTACAGGAAGCAGCGTGATGCTGGAGTTGATCCTCAACGGCCATGCCCCCGCCGGGCTGATCCTTGCCGAACCGGATGAAATACTGACACTTGGCGTATTAGTTGCCGAAGTTATTTTTGGTAAATCCTTCCCTGTACTGTGTATCGGTGCCGGGGCATTTGCTGAATTGCCCGCCAGCGGTACCCTCACCCGAATTACCGGAGCCTGTGCCAGCTTTGGAGAGCAAAGCCTGACCGCATCGCCATTGTCTCAGCCAGAACCTGTCAGCCAGGCCACACTGAATCTGCAACCCCGTGATCAGGAGATGCTGGATGGGGTTCACGGGAAAGCCGCTCAGGTTGCCATGCAGCTTATTTCACGCATTGCGGCATTACAGGGCGCAACAGAACTGATCAGTATCACTCAGGCTCATATCGACGGCTGCATTTATACCGGCCCTGCCAGTCTGCGCTTTGCCGAACAGCTGGTTGCCTGGGGCGGAAAAGTCCAGGTTCCGACGACCCTGAACTCCATATCGGTAGATAAGCGTAAATGGCGTGAACTTGGGGTCAGTAAAGATCTGGGAGAACCCGCCAGTGCGCTTGGCGATGCGTACCTGAATATGGGTGCCAGAGTCAGTTTTACCTGTGCACCTTATCTGCTCGACAGCAAACCGGCAGAAGGTGACCAGATAGTATGGGCGGAATCCAATGCAGTGGTGTATGCCAATAGTGTATTGGGGGCCAGAACCCTGAAGTATCCGGACTATCTGGATATTTGTATCGCGCTCACCGGACGGGCACCGTTAACCGGTAGCCATTGTGATGACGGGAGACGGGCGACAGTACAGATTGATGTGCAGAAACCTGCCGGTGCTGATGACTCGTTCTATCCTTTGCTGGGATACCATATCGGATTGCTGGCAGCGACAGAGATCCCTGTCATTCACGGGCTGGAAAATGCAGCACCCGACTCAGACGATCTGAAGGCTTTCGGTGCCGCCTTTGCCACCACATCAGCAGCACCGATGTTCCACGTCGCGGGTATCACACCGGAAGCTCCGGATACCGCGACTGCACTGGGAGGCCTGACGCCGCAGCGGCATCTTAGCGTGACTGCCGATGATCTGGCCCGTTCCTGGCTGGAGCTGGACGGTTCTGAAGAACCCGATGTCCAGTTAATCTCTCTGGGAAATCCGCATTTTTCATTCACCGAATGCGCGCACCTGGCAGCATTGTGTAAAGGCAAAACCAAACATCCGCACACCGCAATGGTGGTGACTATGGGTCGTGAGGTCAATATTCAGGCAACCGCCGCCGGGTATATTGCGGAACTGGAACGCTTTGGCGCTCTGATTGTGACGGATACCTGCTGGTGCATGCTGGGTGAACCAGTGATCCCGGTAGCGACATCAACGCTGATGACCAACTCCGGTAAATATGCGCACTATGCTCCGGGGCTGGTCGGCCGTAAGGTTCACTTCGGCAGTCTGGCAAGCTGTGTAGAAGCTTCATGCAGTGGCCGCTGGTTACGCGGTGTGCCTGAATGGATTGTGGCAGCCCAACAAAACCGATAA